Proteins from a single region of Melanotaenia boesemani isolate fMelBoe1 chromosome 3, fMelBoe1.pri, whole genome shotgun sequence:
- the LOC121636948 gene encoding odorant receptor 131-2-like produces the protein MNVTAANRDPLDVAITKNVITVILSLTIIYINSTLVHTFRKHQVFTMNPRYILYIHLVINDIIMLALFVILQVLGYILFTLNVSLCIVLLMIAIISSLNNPLTLAAMAVECYLAICFPLHHPRICTVKKTYIVIALIWMLSSLTIVPDLFVVLAIKPTAFFNSWLFCMWASIFANPHLDKKRDVSNILFLVSVWVVLFYTYFRILFTAQAASANAKKARNTVLLHGFQLMLCMLNYVSNLMIKGLTTLFPKDGLNILYIASVLIQILPRLISPTVYGLRDKLFREYLKRSLFHASNIHPEKRGNRQLKRSCLIKQFKTQG, from the exons ATGAATGTCACAGCAGCCAATAGGGACCCCTTAGATGTAGCAATAACCAAGAATGTGATTACAGTCATCCTCTCACTCACCATCATCTATATTAATAGTACTCTGGTGCACACATTTAGAAAACATCAG GTTTTCACCATGAACCCTCGTTACATCCTCTACATCCATCTGGTGATCAATGACATCATTATGTTGGCATTGTTTGTCATCCTTCAAGTCCTGGGTTACATCTTGTTCACCCTCAATGTTTCCTTATGCATTGTTTTGCTAATGATTGCTATTATTTCAAGTCTTAACAATCCCTTAACACTCGCTGCTATGGCAGTAGAGTGTTATCTGGCCATATGCTTTCCTCTTCACCACCCACGAATTTGTACAGTCAAGAAAACTTATATTGTGATTGCTTTGATATGGATGCTCAGTTCACTTACTATCGTACCAGATCTGTTTGTTGTCTTGGCCATAAAACCTACAGCGTTTTTTAATTCCTGGTTGTTCTGCATGTGGGCAAGTATTTTTGCAAACCCACATCTTGACAAGAAAAGAGACGTAtctaacattttgtttttggtcagtGTTTGGGTCGTTCTTTTCTATACGTACTTCAGGATCCTTTTCACTGCACAAGCAGCTTCTGCAAATGCCAAGAAAGCGAGGAACACTGTCCTGCTGCATGGCTTCCAGCTGATGCTGTGTATGCTGAATTATGTCAGTAATTTAATGATTAAAGGTCTGACAACTCTGTTTCCTAAAGATGGTCTGAATATTCTCTACATTGCTTCTGTGCTGATTCAGATTCTGCCAAGACTCATCAGTCCAACTGTCTATGGTTTAAGAGACAAGCTGTTCAGAGAGTACTTGAAACGGTCCCTGTTCCACGCATCAAACATTCATCCTGAGAAAAGAGGCAACAGGCAATTAAAGCGATCGTGTCTGATCAAACAGTTCAAAACTCAAGGATAG
- the LOC121636947 gene encoding odorant receptor 131-2-like — translation MTSMNSSSNDYNVSSSLTSRDSLSTAVAKNVIVVGLGLTINCINGTLVYTFRKHQILHMNPRYILFIHLVLNDMIQLTVTISVLILIYVFYMINASLCCFIVTLAVFTTLNTPLNLAAMAVECYIAVCFPLRHSQLCTIKRTYSLIGCIWALSAVSILPDIFIILATEPEWLFHSTIFCERDNLFRHPVSLKKRDVSYLLYLTVVWLVLLCTYFRIFLAAKTANSVEGNFKKARNTILLHGFQLLLSMLTYVGPQLKQVLFYWFPKYYMQILFVNYIFVQIFPRFVSPIVYGLRDKTFRQYLRKYLTCTTTTEKLI, via the exons ATGACATCCATGAATTCCTCATCAAATGACTATAATGTGTCAAGCAGCCTGACTTCTCGTGATTCTCTGAGCACAGCTGTGGCCAAAAATGTGATTGTAGTGGGTCTTGGCCTCACCATCAACTGTATCAATGGTACTCTGGTTTACACCTTCAGAAAACATCAG ATACTTCATATGAATCCTCGTTACATCCTGTTCATCCACCTCGTGTTGAACGATATGATCCAGCTGACTGTAACAATCAGCGTgttaatattaatttatgtCTTCTACATGATTAATGCTTCTCTCTGTTGCTTTATTGTTACCTTAGCTGTCTTTACTACCCTTAACACTCCACTAAATTTAGCTGCAATGGCAGTGGAGTGCTAcattgctgtttgttttccacTGCGGCACTCTCAGCTGTGTACCATTAAAAGAACATATAGTCTGATAGGTTGTATTTGGGCTTTGAGTGCAGTTTCAATTCTGCCAGACATCTTTATTATTCTGGCAACAGAGCCTGAATGGTTATTTCACTCCACTATATTTTGTGAGAGGGACAACTTGTTCCGACATCCAGTcagtttaaaaaagagagatgttTCTTACCTGCTTTATCTAACTGTAGTTTGGCTCGTCCTCCTCTGCACCTACTTCAGGATCTTCTTAGCTGCTAAAACTGCTAATTCAGTAGagggaaattttaaaaaggccAGGAATACTATCCTGCTACATGGCTTTCAGTTATTGCTGAGTATGTTAACTTATGTAGGCCCTCAATTGaaacaggttttgttttattggttCCCTAAATATTACATGCAAATACTCTttgttaattacatatttgttCAGATTTTCCCCAGGTTTGTCAGTCCTATTGTATACGGACTACGAGACAAGACATTCAGACAGTATTTGAGAAAGTATCTGACATGTACCACGACAacagaaaaactgatttaa